The stretch of DNA atcatccgcccgtctcggcctcccaaagtgcggggattacaggcctcagcgaccgcgcctggccaaagcaGAACTTCTGACGAAAAGATTTCCCACATTCCCCACAGTGATAAGCTGTCTCTCCAGTGTGACCTCGCTGATGTTGAATGAATTTACCCTTTTGACCAAAAGACTTCCCACATTCTCCACACTCATAAGGCCCTTCTCCAGTGTGAACATGCTGATGGTTAAGGCTGTCCTTCTGACTAAAAGATTTCTCACACTCCCCACAGGGATAAGCTGTCTTTCCAGTGTGAACTTGCTGATGTTGAATGAGGCTGCTCTTTTGACTATAAGATTTCCCACACTCTCCACACTCATAAGGTCCTTTTTCAGTGTGATCTCGCTGATGTTTGCTGAAGCTGACATATCTGCTAAAGGATTTTCCACAATCACTGCACACATAACATCCATCTCTAGTGAAAAGTTTCTGGTGTGGAATAACTGAGTGTTTGGTGCTGAAGGCTTTTGTGCGTTTTCCACACCCGGAATTAGTTTTGCCCTCCTGAAAGGGTGGGCCATGCTTAGTTTCACTGTCTGTCTTCTCTACAGGATAAGAGGCTTCTTGTTGGCATAATCCTGAACTGGGCAGAACGTTCTCCCCAAACTCATGGAAGACAAATGGCTCCTGTGACACCCTGAGCTTACGTTTCTTTACAAACGATGcttctctgatactctttctgCAGAATTTCTCTCCAATATGCTGCTTCTGGTGCTGATTAAGGTTTGCAGTGTCATCCAAGTTTTTTCCACATGCCCCACTCCCGTTCAGCTTCTGCTTCTGATGAGTTTCCTGGtggtcaacaaagtgaaaaaCATCCCCAAAGATGAGGCCACACATTTCACAGGGGTGAGCCTTCTTAGGAGAAACAGCTGCCCTAGGAGTCGTGTTCTGAGACTCTCTTTGTACAGAAATGCTCTGCTTAGATGGTGCCTCCTTATCTTTTGATCCACACCAACAATCTGAAACCAAGAAAATGCTGGTCAAGTGCAAAGTACCTCTGATGGGAAGGCACAGCCCACCCACAAGTACGTCTCACAAATTGAGGAATTactctataaaaatatttcaggaacAGAATGTTGGCTTCAGGATGAAGATAGGcctgctggctgggtgcggtggctcacgcctgtaatcccagcacttcagaaggctgaggcgggtggatcacctgaggtcagaaatttgagaccagcgtgaccaacatggcgaaaccccatctctactaaatatacaaaaattagctggatgtggtggtgggcgcctgtaataccagctactcgggaggctgaggcaggagaaacatttgaacccaggaggtggagttcacagtgagccgtgatcacaccactgcactgtagcctggataacagagcgagactccatctcaaaaataataataaattaaaaaaaagaatgagctgtCTAGCATTACTGGACTGTAAAGGTCACAGAAGTCAGGAGGCCTCATGATGTAAAGAGCACAGGCATACATGCAACACAGGGAGTAGAGGCAGGGTCCACAGCTCCTTCCTCTAAACACAAGTTGTGCACAGGATCTTATCTCCTAATGACATGTGAGTGCTATGTAGAAGCATTAtggactggatgtggtggctcatgcctgtaatcccagcactttgcgaggccaaggcgggcgggtaacctgaggtcagtagttcgagaccagcctggctaacatggtgaaaccctgtgtctaccaaaaatacaaaaaattagctgcacgtggtggcgcagacctgtattcccagctactcgggacgctgaggcaggaaaatcacttcaacctggaaaggagaggttgcagtgagccaagattgcacctttgcactccagcttgggcaacaagagtgaaactccgtctcaaaaaaaaaaaaaattaatatatatatatgcatatgtcaaGACCAAGAAAACATGAGTACAACACAGCAGAGGGTGGTCATGGATGGTTTAACAATGGGCATACACTTCCTAATACATAATTGATACACCAATATTGGTGACAACTGCAGATGAAAGCACAAGAAAAATGGGTGAGATGTGGAGTCCAGAGATGTGAATATTAGTGCTGGGGTGGATATCACAGTAGAAGTGGAAAAGTACAGAACTAACAAGTGTGAAACTCTcaacaatggggaaaaaaagaaaaatagtgtgtGCCTACTCATACTGCCACAAAAATACTCAGCATATACAAATGGTTTCTGGTATGATTTAGATAAACCTCTGAAGTCATGCCCTCCCCCAACATGGCACTCCTGAGGGACAGGCTCCCTTTGAGCCTATCGTGATGAGCCTGAATTGAACCGCATCTTGTGAAACATTGAGGACTCTCCATCTCACCCCCGGTACACGGGACTGGATGATATAAGCATGAAGGGAGAGACAGCAGAGATGAACAGCCAACACTAGCTCAGGACAATTAAGCACCTGACAGCCCACAGTTTACTTAGAGTAAACTAAGTATTACAAGAGAATTCCTAAGCAGAGTCTTGTAAGAACAGTCTATGGTCTATGTAAGTAGTGACAATGTCAATGAAGGCAATTCTCGGcacagggaggcaggaagaattgTCAGACAGAGGAAAGAAGTGTTAGTAGAACCTGGGCACACAAGAGCTACCGATTTGGACAGTCACCTGACAGCCAGAGAGCAAGCAAAGTGGATACATTAGGGTGCCTATAAGACTCCTGACTCCTTCCCTGGGAGCCTGGAGCACAGGATGTGTTGGAGCTGCTTAAGGAGAGGAAAAGGCAATACACACACCTTACTCCTATCAACCACACAACTCACACAGAGAAGTGTAGAAGGAACCTGTGTCCAGGCTCCTTAAGTGAGAAAGACAGTCTTGTCAATGAAAAGGGGAATGGCAACACTAGCTCAGCTCACAGGGTGAGCGTGAGCAACTTACCCAGGGAGGATATAAGTGCCAGGTTCTCTAGCATCACATCACGGTACAAGCACCTCTGAACCTCACGAAGGAGACACCATTCCTCCTGGGAAAAGTTCACAGCCACATCTTCAAAGGTCACAGTGTCCTGCTATGATAGTGTCAGATGAAACCACAAACAGCCCCTCTGTTGAGGTACCACAACGCACCTCGCCACACAGCCACCCTTGCTCATCCTCCTCCCAAGGTCCCCAACATAGAGCTGAAACTGTCCACTGGTACCTTTGTCTCCTCATGGGCCCACTGGTCAACTGCCATCAGCAATAAGAAGTAGGTGGACAAATAAGCATCCATGCTGAGGTCCGGACATAAAAAGGTCCACCTCCTTCTGAATAGCAATATCCAAGCTCACGTAAAGCCCAGGGCAGCTGCCTGAGCCCATTGAACAAACTCGCTCTCTAAGTATACATCATTCTTTATACTGCACAGACACATGCCCATGGCCACTCCCACCTGAGTTTTTCCCACCATCAGCCTCTCTCTGGCATCCCCACAAATAGaagtttgttttttgggttttttttttttttgagacatagtctacctctctcacccaggttggagtgcaatggcacgatcttggctctctgcaacctccgcctcctgggttcaagtgattctcgtgtctcagcctcacaagtagccaggattacagccacgtgccactatacccggctaatttttgtattttttttagtagagacggggtttcaccatgttggtcagactggtcttgaactcctggtctcaactgatccacccaccgtggcctccgaCAGTGaggagattacaggggtgagccaccgcacccagcccccataaataaaattatttcacaaaatgaAGAGGGTATAATGGCCCATGACTCCCTTGGGAATATGCAATGGTTTGTTTCTGTAACTCTGCTAGTCAGGATTGAGTTGAAACCCACTACAAAGTATAGCGACCTGGAACCCTGCCTCATCGCCTTGGTAAAAGGGTTGTCAGGCTAGGATACATTATCCAAGAGAGCAGAGTGGGAGTGAGATTTGTACTCACACCTTTTAAGGTTGTCCCACTGTCACAAGGTGTCAAAGTGACACATCATATGGGGCCTTCAATTCTGGCCTTTACCAAAATGTGGATAAGTATCCAGAGTATGCTTGACAAATACAAATAGGATCCAATATTTACACAGCATTTCCACGGTTTCCAAGAGCAGTGGTAATCCCAAATCATCCTGTGAATGTCTCCCTGAGTGACTCCATAGCCACACAGAACCACATGTGGCTTCAGATATCCACGGCCCTATCCCACTTCCGTGCTGCACCAGCTGAGACCTCAGCTGTAGCAACCCTCCTCTGTCCACCCAATGCCGTGTAAAGCCCAGCCCCTGGATTTGTGAACCAAACCAAATCTACTATCACAGATGAGCATATTTTTCACTGCCCACATGCACCAGGCTGAATGAAACTCCACAGGCACTTCCAAAGTCCTCTCAAAATGTTTGTGAGTCCAGACAGTGATAAATAGTTGCAGCTTTGGCACCGACTCAGTCCTAAGTGTCATCTTCCCTGAATTACTCCTATGCTTCTGCATACATCTATCTCTTGTCTGTTCTCTCCTTGGATGTCTATGTCCCCTTCCAAACTCTACCGTCTGATACGTCCTGCCATGATGGTCACTCACACCCTCTCAGGTGTTTAGGAAGCCCAAAAACATCCCTTGGGGACGTTAAGTAAGAGATCCACTCCTCAGCCTGTAATCACACCTTCCTGGCCCCTGAAAAGATTTACCACCATAATCGGAAGCATGTCCTCCTAAGTGGGGCCCATAACTAACTTATCGTAGTTTACCCATTAGCTTTCATATATCGGACGTCTCCAGTATCAACACCCTCCCAGACACCCCATCCTGTGTGTCTAGTTATCCATTTGATGCCACGACTTATTGGTCCCTAACTCTTCATTTGGTCAAACAACCCTCTTGATATCCAGTCAATGTTATGTCAATACCAACTTCATGTCAGCTGATGCAGCGTCCATGGCTGCAGCTGCTAAGATCAAAAACCTTGGGCTCATGCCCGATTCCTCTTTCATGCCCTTATCATCCACATTAGAAAACCTATTTGTCCGCCAGGCGTGAtgggtcatgtctgtaatcccagcactttgggaggctgaggtgggcaaatcatctgagatcaggagtttgagaccagcctggccaatatgaaactccatctctactaaaaatagaaaaattagccgaatATGGTGGTAAATGCCTGTGATCTGAGCTACTTggtagggtgaggcaggagaatcacttgaacctgggaggcggaggttacagtgagctgagaccgttccactggactccaacctggacaacagcgtgaaactttgtctcaaaaaaacaaaacaaaacaaaaacctagcgTCTCGGCTGGGCACactgactcatgcctataatccaagcattctgggaggccaaggtgggaggatcacctgagatcaagagtttgagaccagcctggccaacacggtgaaatctcgtctctactaaaaatacaaaaattagcggggtgcggtggcacgcacctgtaatctcagctaccttggaggctgaggcaggagaatcgcttgaacccgggaggcagaggttccagtgagccgagatcacaccattgcactccagcctgggtgacaagatcgAAACTCCGCATCcgcataaagaaaaaagaaagggaaaaaagaggaggaggaagggaggaaggaaggaaggaagggaggaagggaggaagggagggagggagggagggagggagggaggaagggagggagggagggaggaagggagggagggagggagggaggaagggagggagggaggaaggaaggagaaaacctAGCTGTCTCTTTACAAAAAGTGAATCCTGAATCCAGACACATGTGATTTTCCACATATCTGATCCATTAACCCTCACCTGGATTATGGCAGTAGCTTTATCTCTGACCTATCTTCCTCTTCCCTCAACCCATAGTGTGTGCACCAAAGTCCAAGTAGACGAAGCCTATAGCCAGATAGAACTGGGGTAATATCACCTCCTGACTTTGATCCATTTTATCTCTAAGCATTTCACAAACTGGTGGCAACTCCTGGGTTAACCTTCCAAGGGTGTTTACATTAGTTGACAGAAATGAGAATACCTCCATATAATCTGCCATGGCCTTAGTATCCTGGGTTTAGAGATTCTCCAGGGTCCTCGGATCCAAGGACTGAAAAAAATGGCACTTAAGAGTCCCAgggggccgggctcggtggctcaagcctgtaatcccagcactttgggaggccaagacgggtggatcacgaggtcaggagatggagaccatcctggctaacacggtgaaaccccatctctactaaaaaatacaaaaaaactagccgggcgagatggcgggcgcctgtagtcccacctactccggaggctgaggcaggagaatggcgtaaacccgcgaggcagagcttgcagtaagctgagatccggccactgcactccagcccgggcaacaaaagtgagactccgtctcaaaaaaaacaaaaaaacaaacaaaaaaaaacctctctcaaacaaacaaacaaaaaacaataaaagaaatggtATCTTGGTAGTGGTGATGACTACAGTCTGTaaaaagtagaggttcctcttcaaagactttcctctccatctaattaggaataaatggTAACTTcttttagaagcaaaatttattcaaagatcTGTTTTAACATTCTTAGGTATCTGCTAgctgtgataaaaaaaaaaatctatgtactttatgttcttagctcccacaatttagcctaagTATTTGCCTTGGCATGCTTACACTGGTCTAAGGAAGCATTAAGTCAtatcctgttcctcttccttatttgaaagTGTTTTTGCCTTTCTTAGCATTCCACAAGTtaattcctccttcctttgttttcctctgcctttgcctctttttaaaaagttctaagttgctagccaatcaggacaaatacagaatgtgaatTTGTATTCAGCCAATGGAAACCGGACATAGCAATAAGGTGGATGCATcgggttataaatgaccctgtcttcTTTGTTCAGTGTACTCTCATAGCAAAACTGCCAGCAAGTGTACcgtttctgcagaaagtaaaaatggccttgctgaggaaattaatgttcaagtgctatttctttacagcaccaaggaacaagcatttcaaacagtCCTTAAAGGTGGTGCTCTCCATCTGGTCATACTGGGCGTTTGTTAAAGCCATGTGTTCATGTCATTGATGGGAAGTTATTATCATTGATTTATCTTGAGAGCAGGGAGTGTTCTGCGTGAAAAATTAGTATTGCATGAAAGAAAGACTTGTAAATTGCAAGATACAAAAGCCTATTAATACTGACcaggtaggctgggcacagtggctcacgcctgtaatcccagcactttgggaggccgaggtaggtggatcaccaggtcaggagttcaagaccagcctggtcaatatggtgacacccagtctctactaaaaatacaataattaggcccggcgcagcggctcacgcctgtaatcccagcactttgggaggccgaagtgggcggatcacgagatcaggagattgagaccatcccggctaacacggtgaaacctgtctctactaaaaatacaaaaaaattagccaggcatggtgacaggtgcctgtagtcccagatactcaggaggctgaggcaggagaaacgcgtATACCCAGGAGGAggaccttgcagtgagcagagatggcgccactgcactccagcctgggcgtctcaaaaaaaaaaaaaaaaatgagccgggcatagtggcacgtgcctgtcgtcccagctacttgggaggctgagacaaaagaactgcttgaacccgggaggcagagattgtagtgagcctagatcgtgccactgcactaaagcctgggcaacagagcgagactccgtctcccccACCgccaaaaaaagtacaaaaagcaaaaaccaataaaacaggctgaggcaggagaatggtgtgaacccgggaggcggagcttgcagtgagctgagatccggccactgcactccggcctgggcgacagagcgagactccatctcaaaaaaaaaaaaaaaaaaaaagaaacaaacaaacaaaaaaaaaaaaacaagaaaacactgaCTAGGTAATTATCAAACAGTTTTGACAGAAGTGGGTCTATGGAAGCATCAGTAGATGGTGAAAAAACTTAGGACCTCAGAGAAATGTTAGCACCCATGTCCAAGAGATGAAATTATGCTCAGCACATAATTGGAATGGTCAGTCTGATGGTTTTGGCTTCAAAATGAggtcttcttcttcctttttgagacagagtctctgttgcccacgttggagtgcagtggcgcaatcttagcttattgcaacctccacctcctgggttcaagtgattctcctgccaggtgcggtagctcatgcctgtaattccagcactttgggaggttgaggcaagtggctcacctgaggtcagaggttcaagaccagactggccaacatggtgaaaccctgtctctactaaaaatacaaaaagtagccgggcatggtggcgcatgtctgtaatcccagctactcgggaggttgaggcaagagaatcacttgaacccgggagtcagaggttgcagtgagtgaaggttgcaccactgcattccagcctgggtgacagactgtctcaaaacaaaacaaagagattctcctgcctcagcctccagagtagctgggattacaggtgcctgccaccacacccagctactttttggatttttagaagagatgaggtttcaccatgttggcaaggctggtatggaactcctgacctcaggcaatccgcccacctcggcctaccaaagtgctgggattacaggcgtgagtcaccatgcctggtcatgAATTAAGTTGGTTCATACAATCCTCCATCCAACCTCATGGGATGATAGGTAATTTTCTCACAAGGGAATACTTGCTTTCTGAAGGGAGTTGTTTATAGGTTAAGCAAAACCAATTTAAGAGCCTTCAGCAAAGTAATACGAAAAGTTCCTGCTAATTTGGCCAggtgagagacagggtcttgctctgctgccgaggctacagtacagtggggcaatcatagcccactgtaacctcaaatccttgggctcaaatgatcctcctgccacagtctcccacACAGcaaggactacaagcatgtgccaccatgcccagctgttttgaTAGAGACAGGTCCTGTGTTGCTCAGCTGGTCTCTATCATGCTTGATCCCTACCCTATTGACTCCAATAAGGATGGCACCACGTACAAGAAGTGAATGAGAGCCAGAGCTAGAACTGAGAcatagggccaggcgcagtggctcctgtctgtaatcccagcacttcgggaggctgaggcatgtggatcacctgaggttaggagttcgagaccaccctgacaaaaatggagaaaccccatctctactaaaaatgcaaattagccgggtgtagaggcacatgcctgtaatcccagctacttgggaggctgaggcaggagaatcgcttgcactgggaggtggaggctgtggtgagccaagatcacgccattgcactccagcctgggcagcaagaacgaaactccatctcaaaaaaaaaaaaaaaaagagagaaaaaagaaaacgagaCACAGGGTTTATTGAGAACTCAGATACGGGGCAGTCCAGGAGCAGCAGGCTGGACAAGAAAACCACTATCATTTGTAAGAAGCATGCAGTTCATACAGTATTTTCACTTATCACCCTCCACCCAGCTCAAAACAAAGGGCCTCATTCAAGGAACAGGCCAGGGGTTCAGAAACCTCTGGGTTGGCCACTCCCAGATTCCTTTGTTTGGAACGTTGAACCAACACTCTTCTTAGACCACAGGGTCATTCTTAAGGTGTGCTTGAGTTATTACTGTCAGATGTATCTGTTAtacagtctcgaactcctggcctcaaggatgttcttgccttagtctcccaaaatgctggaattaaaggcatgagtccCTGTACACGACAAGATGGGTTTTTATTAATCTCTTTGTTAGTTTCATCAACCCAGAAGACAGGGGAgggtatgtaaaataaaaatattagaaaatgggCCACATTTTACAAATTCAGATTGTATCTCCAGTTAAATGAGTTCCCCTATTACTGTGTAATTCACAAGAAATTCTCCAAGAGGGAGTTACCAATCCAACACATATTTACCCACGACTTCCACGGTGGCTATTCTGTCAGGATACGCTTGAACTCAATGACAGAACATGCAGATCATAATCAGTTCATATCTATAATCTTGGACTGGAGGCAAATGCATATAGTTTGCCAAATATGAAAAGGTGAGGTGGGCAAAGGGAAATGCCCTTGAGatccttgaaaagaaagaaaattcagttaTACGTTTGATACTTAAATACATGGGACAGCACTTTGTtaaatttcaagataaaaaccaaaagcatgCCAGACAGTATAAggttagcattttgggaggccaaggtgggaaaatcccttgagcccaggagttttgagagcagccggggcaacatggtgagacctaatctctacagaaaaatatttaaaattagctgagcatggtggcacatgcctatccTAGCAAGTTGGGAGGCacgaggtgggaggacagcttgagtccAGCAGGTCAAGGCAGAAGTGAATTGTGATTGTGTcacactgtacccagcctgggcaacacagtgagactgtctcaaaaaaaaaaaaaaaaaaaaaaagggccaggcaccatggctcatgcctgaaatcctagcactttgggaggctgaggtgggtggatcacaagaggtcaggagttcgagaccagcttgaacaacatggtaaaaccccgtctctactaaaaatacaaaaattagcccggcatagtgatgcatgcctgtaatcccagctactcaggaggctaaggcaagagaatcacttgaaccctggaggcggaggctgcagtgagctgagatcgtgacactccagcctgggcagacagacggagactccgtctcaaaaaacaaaagaaccatAAGCAACTTTCTATTTCATTGCAGACGGGAGTATTTTTCTATTTAGTGACAGACTTACTTAATCCATTTATGCCAAaggatactatatatatatatatatatatatatatatattttttttttttttttttttttttttttgagacggagtgcaatgggatgatcttggctcactgcaacctctacctcctgggttcaagtgattctcctacctcagcctcccaagtagctgggattacaggtgcccacaaccatgtcctgctaatttttgtatttttagaagagaggggttccacgttggccaggctagtcttgaattcctgacctcaggttatctgcccgcctcagcctcccaaagtgctgggattacaggtgtgagccactgtgcccagcataatcttttatttttttcagacaaggtcttgttctgtcacccaggctggagcgcagtggtgtgatcatagctcagagcagccttgatttcccagaCTCACGTGATCTTCCGactacagcctcctgagtaactaggactacaggagcacaccagcacactccaccattttttttttcttgagtttcactcttggtgcccaggctagagtgcaatggcacaatcttggctcaccgcaaccctccctcccaggttcaagcgattctcctgcctcagtctccccagtagctgggattacaggcatgcgccaccctgcccagctaattttgtatttttagtagagacggggttt from Rhinopithecus roxellana isolate Shanxi Qingling chromosome 12, ASM756505v1, whole genome shotgun sequence encodes:
- the LOC104680958 gene encoding zinc finger protein 587; this translates as MLELHGIFHPAVFPCQTYVTASYLAAILCRPRGRCSPCIFHSPHDVPEVNFGCLSLARGIDCWCGSKDKEAPSKQSISVQRESQNTTPRAAVSPKKAHPCEMCGLIFGDVFHFVDHQETHQKQKLNGSGACGKNLDDTANLNQHQKQHIGEKFCRKSIREASFVKKRKLRVSQEPFVFHEFGENVLPSSGLCQQEASYPVEKTDSETKHGPPFQEGKTNSGCGKRTKAFSTKHSVIPHQKLFTRDGCYVCSDCGKSFSRYVSFSKHQRDHTEKGPYECGECGKSYSQKSSLIQHQQVHTGKTAYPCGECEKSFSQKDSLNHQHVHTGEGPYECGECGKSFGQKGKFIQHQRGHTGETAYHCGECGKSFRQKFCFINHQHVHTGERPYKCGECGKSFGQKGNLIQHQRGHTGECKECGKLFRYRSHLTEHQRLHTGERPYNCRECGKLFNRKYHLLVHERVHTGERLYECEVCGKLFGNKHSMTIHQRIHTGERPYECREFTLEKGLMNAPNVEKEFSEALPSIIRVHTGERPYECSECGKSFTETSSLIKHRRVHTGERT